Proteins encoded by one window of Cannabis sativa cultivar Pink pepper isolate KNU-18-1 chromosome 4, ASM2916894v1, whole genome shotgun sequence:
- the LOC115715191 gene encoding uncharacterized protein LOC115715191, with protein sequence MVNYMLQITAELENLTDLQPQGGCDDPNFSYLFKLKCGRCGEETQKETSLTLSETVPLAVGKGTVHLSQKCKFCGRDGTITMIPGRGKPLSHGDSEAGKFSPLMMFECRGYEPLNYLFVDGWKAVSLEGTKFDEIDLSDGEFAEYDEKGECPVMISNLRSTFVVVK encoded by the exons ATGGTGAACTATATGCTTCAGATCACCGCTGAGCTCGAGAACCTCACCGATCTTCAGCCTCAAGGTGGCTGCGATGACCCCAATTTCTCCTATCTCTTCAAG TTGAAATGTGGAAGATGTGGAGAAGAGACACAGAAAGAAACTTCTTTGACATTGAGTGAGACTGTTCCTCTCGCTGTAGGCAAGGGCACAGTTCATCTTTCTCAGAAG TGCAAGTTTTGCGGGAGGGATGGAACAATCACAATGATCCCGGGTCGCGGTAAACCACTGAGCCATGGAGATAGTGAGGCAGGGAAATTCAGCCCATTGATGATGTTTGAATGCAGGGGTTATGAACCTTTGAACTACCTTTTCGTTGATGGGTGGAAGGCTGTATCT CTTGAGGGTACAAAATTTGATGAGATAGACTTGTCAGATGGAGAGTTTGCTGAGTATGACGAGAAGGGAGAGTGTCCGGttatgatttccaatcttcgcTCTACTTTTGTTGTGGTCAAGTAA
- the LOC115712196 gene encoding uncharacterized protein LOC115712196, producing MEEERKDLNLCEECKFKHSKYKCPGCSFRSCSLPCVKSHKQRTGCTGKRSRTHFVPISQFDDNQLISDYNLLEEVKRVSESAQRMRNKLCRYNHYKLPFHLRSVRSAAASRRTKILFLPSGMAKREKNQTHYDQRKKCIYWTIEWRFHSTDVVLLDNEIDENLNISSIVGNHLKPGPWNHQLKRFCDEDLENLRFFIRKYQKGSTSPFYELDVKVPLRQQLTNRVILEYPAIYVFTPSHNIDFEVIKDVYPSSHKPDFRNFGSNNRLKMGGVPFKEEEIAETDSSLAPQVFDLMKNESSVNSTSPQQFTNQSKSGKVPNSTSRGALSAGAAAGSAFQSPTNKGEQFDELDFDFDQGLIDAYSDLIAEINPDDFLDLEGLLNKEEEETDDLKNLSGDFFGLEGILNKEETGAEDELELEEGEIAE from the exons ATGGAGGAAGAACgaaaagacttaaatttatgtGAAGAGTGCAAATTCAAGCATTCAAAATACAAATGCCCAGGTTGCTCTTTTCGCTCTTGTAGCCTTCCCTGCGTTAAATCTCACAAGCAACGAACTGGTTGTACTGGCAAGAGGAGCCGGACTCACTTTGTCCCTATTTCTCAGTTCGACGATAATCAACTCATCTCTG ATTATAATTTGCTTGAGGAGGTGAAAAGGGTTTCTGAATCTGCTCAAAGAATGAGAAATAAGCTATGCAGATATAATCATTATAAGCTACCGTTTCACCTTAGGAGTGTTAGAAGTGCTGCTGCAAGTAGGAGAACAAAAATTTTGTTTCTTCCAAGTGGCATGGCAAAAAGAGAGAAGAATCAAACTCACTATGATCAAAG GAAGAAATGCATTTACTGGACGATCGAGTGGCGGTTTCATTCAACAGATGTTGTGTTACTTGATAATGA AATTGATGAAAACCTGAATATCTCCTCCATTGTTGGGAACCATTTAAAGCCCGGTCCTTGGAATCATCAATTGAAGCGATTTTGTGATGAAGACCTGGAAAATCTTAGGTTCTTCATCAGGAAATATCAAAAG GGGTCAACTTCACCTTTCTATGAGTTAGATGTTAAGGTTCCTCTGAgacaacaattaacaaatagGGTGATTTTGGAGTACCCTGCCATATATGTGTTTACCCCTTCACACAATATTGATTTTGAAGTCATTAAAGATGTTTATCCCTCTTCTCACAAACCGGACTTCAGAAATTTTGGAAGCAATAATCGATTAAAGATGGGAGGTGTTCCTTTTAAAGAGGAAGAAATAGCCGAAACTGACAGCTCATTGGCTCCTCAAGTCTTTGATCTTATGAAAAATGAGAGCTCGGTGAACTCAACATCCCCACAACAGTTCACCAATCAAAGTAAGTCTGGGAAAGTACCAAATAGCACATCAAGGGGAGCTTTGTCTGCAGGAGCTGCAGCAGGAAGTGCCTTCCAATCTCCTACCAATAAAGGAGAGCAATTTGATGAGttggattttgattttgatcAGGGGTTAATAGACGCATACTCAGATTTGATTGCAGAAATTAATCCGGACGATTTTCTTGATTTGGAAGGTCTACTtaacaaggaagaagaagagactgATGACTTAAAAAACTTAAGTGGCGATTTTTTCGGTTTGGAAGGTATACTTAACAAGGAAGAGACAGGTGCAGAGGATGAATTAGAATTAGAGGAAGGAGAGATTGCAGAATGA